In one window of Erinaceus europaeus chromosome 17, mEriEur2.1, whole genome shotgun sequence DNA:
- the SART1 gene encoding U4/U6.U5 tri-snRNP-associated protein 1 — MGSSKKHRGEKEAAGTTAATGTGGATEPPPRHREHKKHKHRSGGGSGSGSGSGERRKRSRERGSGRRGSEAEARGGAHGRERSQAEASERRVKREKRDDGYEAAAGSKASSGGGGGGGGAAADASSLSIEETNKLRAKLGLKPLEVNAVKKEAGTKEEPVAAEVINPMALRQREELREKLAAAKEKRLLNQKLGKVKTLGEDDPWLDDTAAWIERSRQLQKEKDLAEKRAKLLEEMDQEFGISSLVEEEFGQRRQNLYSARDLQGLTVEHAVESFREGETVILTLKDKGVLQEEEDVLVNVNMVDKERAEKNVELRKKKPDYLPYAEDESVDDLARPRPRSVLAKYDDELQGERPRSFRLDQGGAADGLRERELEEVRARLRLQAQSLSSGGPRLASEYLTPEEMVTFKKTRRRVKKIRKKEKEAVMRADDLLPLGDQTQDGDFGSRLRGRGRRVPEGDEPPEEEEPEPAPQPARSPQPQSDDTRVENMDISDDGDDEDALPAGSPGALEEDEAELELQKQLEKGRRLRQLQQLRDSGEKVVEIVKKLQLRRRGGEEDEDPERKGAIVFNATSEFCRTLGEIPTYGLAGNREEQEELMDFERDEERSANGGSESDGDENIGWSTVNLDEEKQHQDFSASSTTILDEEPIVNRGLAAALLLCQNKGLLETTVQKVARVKAPNKSLPSAVYCIEDKMAIDDKYSRREEYRGFTQDFKEKDGYKPDVKIEYVDETGRKLTPKEAFRQLSHRFHGKGSGKMKTERRMKKLDEEALLKKMSSSDTPLGTVALLQEKQKAQKTPYIVLSGSGKSMNANTITK, encoded by the exons ATGGGGTCGTCCAAGAAGCACCGCGGGGAGAAGGAAGCGGCCGGGACGACGGCGGCGACCGGCACCGGGGGCGCCACCGAGCCGCCGCCGCGTCACCGGGAACACAAGAAACACAAGCACCgcagcggcggcggcagcggcagcgGTAGCGGCAGCGGCGAGCGACGGAAGCGGAGCCGGGAGCGCGGGAGCGGGCGGCGCGGGAGCGAGGCGGAGGCCCGCGGGGGCGCGCACGGGCGGGAGCGCAGCCAGGCCGAGGCCTCGGAGCGGCGGGTGAAGCGGGAGAAGCGCGATGACGGCTACGAGGCCG CCGCGGGCTCTAAAGCCAGctccggaggaggaggaggaggaggaggagcagcagcagaCGCCTCGTCGCTCAGCATCGAGGAGACCAA TAAGCTCCGGGCGAAGTTGGGGCTGAAGCCCTTGGAGGTCAATGCCGTGAAGAAGG AGGCGGGCACCAAGGAGGAGCCCGTGGCCGCCGAGGTCATCAACCCCATGGCCCTGCGCCAGCGGGAGGAGCTGCGGGAGAAGCTGGCGGCCGCCAAGGAGAAGCGTCTGCTGAACCAGAAGCTTGG GAAGGTCAAGACGCTGGGGGAAGATGACCCCTGGCTGGATGACACGGCGGCCTGGATCGAGCGCAGCCGGCAgctgcagaaggagaaggactTGGCAGAGAAGAGG GCCAAGCTGCTGGAAGAGATGGACCAAGAGTTCGGGATCAGCTCCCTGGTGGAGGAGGAGTTCGGGCAGAGGCGGCAG AACCTGTACAGTGCCCGGGATCTGCAGGGCCTCACCGTGGAGCACGCCGTCGAGTCCTTCCGGGAGGGGGAGACCGTGATCCTCACCCTCAAGGACAAAG GCGtgctgcaggaggaggaggacgtcCTGGTGAACGTGAACATGGTGGACAAGGAGCGGGCGGAGAAGAACGTAGAGCTGCGCAAGAAGAAGCCCGACTACCTGCCCTACGCGGAGGACGAGAGCGTGGACGACCTGGCGCGGCCGAGGCCCCGCTCCGTGCTGGCCAAGTACGACGACGAGCTGCAGGGCGAGCGGCCGCGCTCCTTCCGCCTGGACCAGGGCGGCGCGGCCGACGGGCTCCGGGAGCGCGAGCTGGAGGAGGTGCGCGCGCGGCTGCGGCTGCAGGCTCAGTCCCTGAGCAGCGGCGGGCCCCGGCTGGCCTCCGAGTACCTCACGCCCGAGGAGATG GTGACCTTTAAGAAGACCAGGCGCAGGGTGAAGAAGATCcgcaagaaggagaaggaggcggTGATGCGGGCGGACGACCTGCTGCCCCTCGGCGACCAGACCCAGGACGGGGACTTCGGCTCCAG gctgcggggccgAGGCCGCCGAGTGCCCGAGGGCGACGAGCCCCCGGAGGAGGAGGAGCCGGAGCCGGCCCCGCAGCCCGCGCGCTCCCCGCAGCCGCAGTCGGACGACACCCGCGTGGAGAACATGGACATCAGCGACGACGGCGACGACG AGGACGCCCTGCCGGCCGGGTCCCCCGGGGCGCTGGAAGAGGACGAGGCCGAGCTGGAGCTGCAGAAGCAGCTGGAGAAGGGGCGGCGACTGCGGCAGCTCCAGCAGCTGCGGGACAGCGGGGAGAAG GTCGTGGAGATCGTGAAGAAGCTGCAGTTGCGCAGGCGCGGCGGGGAAGAGGACGAGGACCCCGAGCGCAAGGGCGCCATCGTGTTCAACGCCACCTCCGAGTTCTGCCGCACGCTGGGCGAGATCCCCACCTACGGGCTGGCCGGCAACCgcgaggagcaggaggagctcatg GACTTCGAGCGGGACGAGGAGCGCTCGGCCAACGGTGGCTCCGAGTCGGACGGGGACGAGAACATCGGCTGGAGCACCGTGAACCTGGACGAGGAGAAGCAGCACCAGGAC ttttccgcctcctccaccaccatcctGGACGAGGAGCCCATCGTGAACAGAGGGCTGGCGGCCGCCCTGCTCCTCTGCCAGAACAAAG GGCTGCTGGAGACGACGGTGCAGAAGGTGGCCCGGGTGAAGGCGCCCAACAAGTCCCTGCCATCGGCCGTGTACTGCATCGAGGACAAGAT GGCCATTGATGACAAGTACAGCCGGCGGGAGGAGTACCGCGGCTTCACGCAGGACTTCAAGGAGAAGGACGGCTACAAGCCGGACGTGAAGATCGAGTACGTGGACGAGACGGGCCGGAAGCTCACGCCCAAGGAG GCCTTCCGGCAGCTGTCCCATCGCTTCCACGGCAAGGGCTCGGGCAAGATGAAGACGGAGCGGCGCATGAAGAAGTTGGACGAGGAGGCG CTCCTGAAGAAGATGAGCTCCAGCGACACGCCCCTGGGCACCGTGGCTCTGCTGCAGGAGAAGCAGAAGGCCCAGAAGACACCCTACATCGTGTTGAGCGGTAGCGGCAAGAGCATGAACGC GAACACCATCACCAAGTGA